A portion of the Drosophila innubila isolate TH190305 chromosome 3L unlocalized genomic scaffold, UK_Dinn_1.0 0_D_3L, whole genome shotgun sequence genome contains these proteins:
- the LOC117786456 gene encoding protein scarlet yields the protein MSDTDSRQLLVDVPHDQHELQLVSVGQGSGTGSVDTTPKLSKRNSSERSLPLRSYSKWSPTEQGATLVWRDLCVYTNVGSGHKMKRIINNSTGAVQPGSLMALMGASGSGKTTLMSTLGYRQPAGTVVQGDILINGRRIGPFMHRISGYVYQDDLFIGALTVQEHLNFMAHLRLDRRVSSEERRLIIRDLLERTGLLSAANSRIGSGDDKKVLSGGERKRLAFAVELLNNPVILFCDEPTTGLDSYSAQQLVATLHELAQKGTTILCTIHQPSSQLFDNFNNVMLLADGRVAFTGSPQHALSFFSDHGYYCPEAYNPADFLIGVLATDPGYEQASQRSAQHLCDQFAVSSAAKQRDMLVNLEIHMAQSGNFPYDTELDSFRGVAWYKRFHVVWLRATLTLLRDPTIQWMRFLQKMAMALIIGACFAGTTELNQLGVQAVQGTLFIMISENTYHPMYSVLNVFPQGFPLFMRETRSGLYTPAHYYVANILAMLPGMIIEPLLFVVICYWITGLRATYYAFGVTAICVVLVMNVATACGCFFSTAFNSVPLAMAYLVPLDYIFMITSGIFIKISSLPVAFYWTQFLSWMLYANEAMTIAQWSGVQNITCFEESEDLPCFHTGQDVLDKYSFNEANLQRNLLAILAIYFGFHILGYYFLWRRARKI from the exons ATGTCAGATACTGATAGCAGGCAACTGTTGGTCGATGTGCCGCATGATCAGCACGAGTTGCAGCTAGTTTCGGTTGGCCAGGGCAGCGGGACGGGCAGTGTGGATACAACACCGAAGCTGTCCAAGCGCAACAGCTCGGAGCGGAGTCTGCCGCTGCGCAGCTACAGTAAATGGTCGCCCACGGAGCAGGGGGCAACCCTGGTCTGGCGGGATCTGTGTGTCTACACCAATGTGGGATCTGGCCACAAAATGAAGCGCATAATTAACAACTCGACGGGAGCGGTGCAGCCGGGTTCACTGATGGCTTTAATGGGTGCAAG TGGCTCTGGGAAGACAACGCTAATGTCAACGCTCGGCTATCGCCAGCCAG CTGGCACTGTGGTTCAAGGTGATATACTGATTAATGGACGTCGCATTGGACCCTTTATGCATCGCATCAGTGGCTATGTGTATCAGGATGATCTCTTCATAGGAGCACTCACTGTACAGGAGCATCTCAACTTTATG GCTCATCTTCGTTTGGATCGTCGCGTTTCGAGCGAGGAGCGTCGTCTGATCATCAGGGATCTGCTGGAGAGAACCGGCTTGCTCTCTGCCGCCAACAGTCGCATTGGCAGCGGCGATGATAAGAAGGTTCTCTCCGGCGGGGAGCGTAAACGTTTGGCCTTTGCCGTCGAGCTGCTCAACAATCCCGTAATTCTGTTCTGCGATGAACCCACCACGGGCTTGGACTCCTACAGTGCCCAACAATTGGTGGCCACGCTGCATGAGTTGGCACAAAAGGGCACTACCATATTGTGCACCATACACCAG CCGAGTTCACAGCTCTTCGACAACTTCAACAATGTCATGCTCCTGGCAGATGGACGTGTAGCCTTTACAGGTTCCCCTCAACACGCTTTGAGCTTCTTTTCGGATCATGGTTACTACTGTCCGGAGGCGTATAATCCGGCGGACTTTCTTATTGGCGTCTTGGCCACAGATCCCGGCTATGAGCAGGCTTCCCAACGCTCCGCGCAGCATTTGTGTGATCAGTTTGCGGTCAGCTCGGCGGCCAAGCAGCGGGACATGTTGGTCAATCTGGAGATACACATGGCACAGTCCGGCAATTTTCCTTATGATACGGAACTGGATTCGTTTCGAGGTGTTGCCTGGTACAAGCGCTTCCATGTGGTTTGGCTGAGAGCCACGTTGACGTTGCTCAGGGATCCCACAATACAGTGGATGCGGTTTCTGCAGAAGATGGCCATGGCTTTAATCATTGGCGCCTGCTTTGCGGGCACAACGGAGTTGAATCAACTTGGAGTGCAGGCTGTGCAG GGCACTTTGTTTATTATGATATCGGAGAACACGTATCATCCCATGTACTCTGTGCTTAATGTGTTTCCTCAGGGATTTCCGCTATTCATGCGCGAAACACGCTCCGGTTTATACACTCCGGCGCATTATTATGTGGCGAATATACTGGCAATG CTGCCTGGCATGATTATTGAACCCTTGCTATTCGTGGTCATCTGTTATTGGATCACAGGATTACGTGCCACATACTATGCCTTTGGCGTAACGGCAATTTGTGTGGTGCTCGTGATGAATGTGGCCACCGCCTGTGGTTGCTTCTTCTCGACGGCCTTCAACTCGGTGCCCTTGGCCATGGCCTATTTGGTGCCCCTTGATTATATATTCATGATTACGTCGGgcatctttattaaaattag TTCCTTGCCAGTGGCATTTTATTGGACGCAATTTCTATCCTGGATGCTCTATGCCAATGAGGCGATGACAATTGCCCAATGGTCCGGCGTGCAGAACATAA CCTGCTTCGAGGAGAGCGAGGACTTACCTTGTTTCCATACTGGCCAGGATGTCCTGGACAAGTACAGCTTCAATGAGGCGAATCTGCAGCGCAATCTGTTGGCCATTTTGGCCATCTACTTTGGTTTCCACATCCTTGGATATTATTTCCTTTGGCGTCGCGCGCgcaaaatctaa
- the LOC117786457 gene encoding proton-coupled folate transporter isoform X2, translated as MEGTENARRSSISSSAASSNAVAVESERRSCGQWLKDCITSISVEPTMFLYMFAFMITSVVEQNFFLQKACRVNNNFTAEICDNINDPKNEAYKKQSLDTTAWFHQWENISAHVFPIILALFLGSFSDRRGRKLPLLMGLVGKFIYSSMVVVNAKMPTWPVEYIIYTATLPSALTGADVAIFASCFAYISDITTLQQRTIRVTILDVVYLTAMPTGVALGSYLFYNAFDQSYANMFAVNASLLALAIIYTVLALKWQTTPNQRSLKELGCCGFWADFFDKQHVKDSFSVLLKPRMGHRRSFLYILLISMALYTFQRDEGNYLYLYTFDKFNWQVSSYSTFKTFKSSAFVIMMLLAVPVMNKLLGWRDTTIIFIGTWAHAIARLFYYFAPGPTFFYAGAVVCSLGPIVGPMIRSMTSKIVPQSERGKVFALLSVCDNAVPFISGVCYSQIYRATLRTNHGGGVFLLTIGTQMAVFVLILCIHIILGRNSLAVPIVEENDSVLISSEAATTDSQPRKTDQESN; from the exons ATG gagGGCACTGAAAATGCCCGACGCtccagcatcagcagcagcgctGCCAGCAGCAATGCCGTCGCCGTTGAATCGGAGCGTCGCAGCTGCGGCCAATGGCTGAAGGACTGCATCACCTCGATATCCGTGGAGCCCACCATGTTCCTGTACATGTTCGCCTTCATGATCACCTCCGTGGTCGAGCAGAACTTTTTTCTGCAGAAGGCGTGTCGGGTGAACAACAATTTCACGGCGGAGATCTGTGACAACATCAACGACCCGAAAAACGAAGCCTACAAGAAGCAATCGCTGGACACGACAGCCTGGTTTCATCAATGGGAGAACATCTCGGCGCATGTATTTCCCATTAtactcgctctctttcttggCTCCTTCTCGGATCGACGTGGTCGCAAGTTGCCGCTTCTCATGGGACTGGTGGGCAAGTTCATCTACTCCTCCATGGTGGTGGTCAATGCCAAGATGCCCACTTGGCCGGTGGAGTACATCATCTACACAGCCACACTGCCATCGGCATTGACTGGAGCGGATGTGGCCATATTTGCCTCCTGCTTTGCCTACATATCGGACATAACGACGCTGCAGCAGCGCACAATTAGGGTGACCATACTGGATGTAGTTTACTTGACAGCGATGCCAACGGGAGTTGCTTTGGGTTCATATCTGTTCTACAATGCCTTCGATCAGTCCTATGCAAATATGTTTGCAGTTAACGCTTCTTTGTTGGCCCTGGCAATTATCTACACTGTCCTGGCCCTCAAG tgGCAAACGACGCCCAATCAGCGTTCTTTAAAGGAACTGGGTTGCTGTGGCTTCTGGGCGGACTTCTTTGACAAGCAGCATGTGAAGGATTCCTTCAGTGTGCTTCTCAAGCCTCGCATGGGCCATAGACGCAGCTTCCTGTATATCCTGCTGATCAGCATGGCACTGTACACATTCCAGCGTGATGAGGGCAACTATTTGTATCTCTACACGTTCGACAAGTTCAACTGGCAAGTGAGTTCCTACAGCACCTTCAAGACCTTCAAATCCTCGGCCTTTGTCATCATGATGCTGCTGGCGGTGCCTGTGATGAATAAGTTGCTCGGCTGGCGTGATACG aCCATTATCTTTATTGGCACCTGGGCACATGCCATTGCCCGTTTGTTTTATTACTTTGCACCTGGTCCTACATTTTTCTATGCTGGAGCTGTGGTCTGCAGCTTGGGTCCTATTGTTGGTCCCATGATACGCTCAATGACCTCCAAGATTGTGCCACAATCGGAGCGTGGCAAGGTCTTTGCCTTGCTTTCGGTCTGCGATAATGCGGTGCCTTTTATCAGCGGCGTTTGCTACTCACAAATCTATCGTGCCACACTCCGAACTAACCATGGAGGAGGCGTCTTTCTCCTAACCATTGGCACCCAAATGGCCGTCTTTGTGCTGATTCT TTGCATCCACATTATACTCGGTAGAAATTCACTGGCCGTGCCCATCGTGGAGGAGAATGATAGTGTACTGATCAGCAGCGAGGCTGCCACAACGGATTCCCAGCCCAGAAAAACGGATCAAGAGTCCAATTAA
- the LOC117786457 gene encoding proton-coupled folate transporter isoform X1, with translation MSATEEGTENARRSSISSSAASSNAVAVESERRSCGQWLKDCITSISVEPTMFLYMFAFMITSVVEQNFFLQKACRVNNNFTAEICDNINDPKNEAYKKQSLDTTAWFHQWENISAHVFPIILALFLGSFSDRRGRKLPLLMGLVGKFIYSSMVVVNAKMPTWPVEYIIYTATLPSALTGADVAIFASCFAYISDITTLQQRTIRVTILDVVYLTAMPTGVALGSYLFYNAFDQSYANMFAVNASLLALAIIYTVLALKWQTTPNQRSLKELGCCGFWADFFDKQHVKDSFSVLLKPRMGHRRSFLYILLISMALYTFQRDEGNYLYLYTFDKFNWQVSSYSTFKTFKSSAFVIMMLLAVPVMNKLLGWRDTTIIFIGTWAHAIARLFYYFAPGPTFFYAGAVVCSLGPIVGPMIRSMTSKIVPQSERGKVFALLSVCDNAVPFISGVCYSQIYRATLRTNHGGGVFLLTIGTQMAVFVLILCIHIILGRNSLAVPIVEENDSVLISSEAATTDSQPRKTDQESN, from the exons ATGAGCGCAACGGAG gagGGCACTGAAAATGCCCGACGCtccagcatcagcagcagcgctGCCAGCAGCAATGCCGTCGCCGTTGAATCGGAGCGTCGCAGCTGCGGCCAATGGCTGAAGGACTGCATCACCTCGATATCCGTGGAGCCCACCATGTTCCTGTACATGTTCGCCTTCATGATCACCTCCGTGGTCGAGCAGAACTTTTTTCTGCAGAAGGCGTGTCGGGTGAACAACAATTTCACGGCGGAGATCTGTGACAACATCAACGACCCGAAAAACGAAGCCTACAAGAAGCAATCGCTGGACACGACAGCCTGGTTTCATCAATGGGAGAACATCTCGGCGCATGTATTTCCCATTAtactcgctctctttcttggCTCCTTCTCGGATCGACGTGGTCGCAAGTTGCCGCTTCTCATGGGACTGGTGGGCAAGTTCATCTACTCCTCCATGGTGGTGGTCAATGCCAAGATGCCCACTTGGCCGGTGGAGTACATCATCTACACAGCCACACTGCCATCGGCATTGACTGGAGCGGATGTGGCCATATTTGCCTCCTGCTTTGCCTACATATCGGACATAACGACGCTGCAGCAGCGCACAATTAGGGTGACCATACTGGATGTAGTTTACTTGACAGCGATGCCAACGGGAGTTGCTTTGGGTTCATATCTGTTCTACAATGCCTTCGATCAGTCCTATGCAAATATGTTTGCAGTTAACGCTTCTTTGTTGGCCCTGGCAATTATCTACACTGTCCTGGCCCTCAAG tgGCAAACGACGCCCAATCAGCGTTCTTTAAAGGAACTGGGTTGCTGTGGCTTCTGGGCGGACTTCTTTGACAAGCAGCATGTGAAGGATTCCTTCAGTGTGCTTCTCAAGCCTCGCATGGGCCATAGACGCAGCTTCCTGTATATCCTGCTGATCAGCATGGCACTGTACACATTCCAGCGTGATGAGGGCAACTATTTGTATCTCTACACGTTCGACAAGTTCAACTGGCAAGTGAGTTCCTACAGCACCTTCAAGACCTTCAAATCCTCGGCCTTTGTCATCATGATGCTGCTGGCGGTGCCTGTGATGAATAAGTTGCTCGGCTGGCGTGATACG aCCATTATCTTTATTGGCACCTGGGCACATGCCATTGCCCGTTTGTTTTATTACTTTGCACCTGGTCCTACATTTTTCTATGCTGGAGCTGTGGTCTGCAGCTTGGGTCCTATTGTTGGTCCCATGATACGCTCAATGACCTCCAAGATTGTGCCACAATCGGAGCGTGGCAAGGTCTTTGCCTTGCTTTCGGTCTGCGATAATGCGGTGCCTTTTATCAGCGGCGTTTGCTACTCACAAATCTATCGTGCCACACTCCGAACTAACCATGGAGGAGGCGTCTTTCTCCTAACCATTGGCACCCAAATGGCCGTCTTTGTGCTGATTCT TTGCATCCACATTATACTCGGTAGAAATTCACTGGCCGTGCCCATCGTGGAGGAGAATGATAGTGTACTGATCAGCAGCGAGGCTGCCACAACGGATTCCCAGCCCAGAAAAACGGATCAAGAGTCCAATTAA